GGGTCGGACGCTGTTTTGACCGACTCGGTTCCCCGCTGGCCTAGAATAGCGCTGTCTCCGCGCTCTGAGTAGCATGTGTCACTGACAGCTCAGGGGATGTCAGATTAAATAACATCATAATTAATGTTTGTGGCTAACCAAAAGCTTTTGACAATTCCGTTAGTTCCAGTCAAATGTGTATCAGGTTGGGGGATTGAGCGGTGATACCTTCCCTATGAGGTGACAGTAATGAGCAAATCAACGAAGGGCCGAACGGCCCCTAAATCGATGCGTCACAAGCAAATACTCGATGTAGCGGCTGAAAACCCCGAGGCGTCCATCGCGGAGCTTGCGGCTGAAGTGCCGAGCGCAACAGCGGAGCTGGTCGAACGGGTACTCGAAGAACACGGCGACCCAGCTGAGACCGACGAGACGGACCCAACCGACCAGTCGCAGAGTGACCCGTCGACGGAGTCACAGTCGTACCCGGCCCCCGAAGACCTCTCGTCGACAGAACGTGAGACGCTCCAGACGATTCAGCAACACCCCACCGCGTCCCAGCGAGACCTCGCGGAGAAGCTCGGCGTCACCGCTTCAACGGTGAGCAACCGCGTCAACGGCATCGACGGGTTCGACTGGACGAACCGTGAAGCGTTCGCAAACGCCGTCTTCAGTGACCAAGAGACCGGGTCAGCGACGCCCTCGGACGAGACTGAAACCCAAGCATCCGAGACTCCGCCACCGGAGTCAACAGATGCCCCCGACGAAGCCGACGGTCGGGTGTCAGCATCCGATACTGCGCCCGACGACGGCGACCGCTCGCCAGCCGAGATCGAGACAGCGGCCGGCGAGGTGAACACCACACTGACTACGTTCCAGTCGACTGTCGAGGACCTTTCCGCACAACTGGCCGAACTCGAAGGGCAGGTGGAAACCGTCACCGACGGCGGCGGCTCGCCACAGCCGTTTCAGGACCCTGAACTCGTCCACAAGGTCGTTCATGCGTGTATGGACTCCGACAAGATATCTGAGGAAGAAGAACTCCGGATTCTGGATTCGTTGCTTTAGTTGTACTCACGCCACCGGTGACCACACTCTTGGCACTTGAAGAACCGCGTCGGCGGTTCGTCGGCTGACCCGGTCTGTTTGATGGTGTAC
The Haloarcula sp. CBA1129 genome window above contains:
- a CDS encoding winged helix-turn-helix domain-containing protein; this translates as MRHKQILDVAAENPEASIAELAAEVPSATAELVERVLEEHGDPAETDETDPTDQSQSDPSTESQSYPAPEDLSSTERETLQTIQQHPTASQRDLAEKLGVTASTVSNRVNGIDGFDWTNREAFANAVFSDQETGSATPSDETETQASETPPPESTDAPDEADGRVSASDTAPDDGDRSPAEIETAAGEVNTTLTTFQSTVEDLSAQLAELEGQVETVTDGGGSPQPFQDPELVHKVVHACMDSDKISEEEELRILDSLL